One genomic region from Ruegeria sp. TM1040 encodes:
- the phnE gene encoding phosphonate ABC transporter, permease protein PhnE, whose product MSTRPDNLPESWRKPPFIANAALRYVLYLGVAVYIIFTLATLPIDWDRVADGMTRAQRIFNGAFPPSFDRAGLLFDGFMESLKIAILATVGGILISVPLAFMAAANIAPKPIYLLGRGLIIIARSFHPVIVAIIFVKAVGFGPFAGALTLVVYSVGFVAKLLAERIEEIDFGQVEAMRSAGAGFLTTQVYAVLPQIMPRLVGLGIYQLDSNLRASAVVGIVGAGGIGATLANAFGRYDYDFALAITMVIVGVILISEAVSGVIRKRIT is encoded by the coding sequence ATGAGCACGCGCCCCGATAACTTGCCAGAGAGCTGGCGCAAGCCACCCTTCATCGCCAATGCCGCTCTGCGGTATGTGCTGTATCTCGGCGTCGCGGTCTATATCATCTTCACCCTCGCCACGCTCCCGATTGACTGGGATCGTGTGGCTGATGGGATGACCCGCGCTCAGCGGATCTTCAACGGGGCATTCCCGCCCAGTTTCGATCGCGCGGGGCTGTTGTTTGATGGCTTCATGGAAAGCCTGAAGATCGCCATTCTCGCCACCGTCGGTGGTATCCTGATCTCGGTCCCGCTTGCTTTTATGGCAGCCGCAAATATCGCGCCGAAACCGATCTATTTGCTGGGGCGCGGGCTGATCATCATCGCGCGCAGTTTCCACCCGGTGATCGTGGCGATCATCTTTGTCAAAGCCGTAGGCTTTGGTCCCTTTGCGGGCGCCCTGACACTGGTGGTCTATTCCGTGGGCTTCGTCGCCAAGCTGCTGGCCGAGCGCATTGAAGAGATCGATTTTGGGCAGGTGGAAGCCATGCGCTCCGCCGGGGCCGGGTTCCTAACAACGCAGGTCTATGCGGTGCTGCCACAGATCATGCCACGCCTCGTGGGGCTCGGTATATATCAGCTCGACAGCAATCTCAGAGCCTCTGCCGTGGTCGGTATCGTTGGCGCAGGCGGCATCGGGGCAACCCTCGCCAATGCCTTTGGCCGCTACGACTATGATTTTGCCCTCGCCATCACCATGGTTATCGTCGGTGTCATCCTCATTTCTGAGGCTGTGAGCGGCGTCATCCGAAAGCGTATCACATGA
- the phnE gene encoding phosphonate ABC transporter, permease protein PhnE: MKSLSEPHSLSEALEARDDWARFTPKQRLIRYAGFAAAAAVVAWALGSIDVIWAWVWDSPAQMADLFGRMMPPDPSNLPSILTAIWQTVNIATLATLIAVFVSLPVAYIAAQNTTPNRACLWLGRFILVSSRSVNTIIWALLFVAIFGPGIVAGIVAIMFRSIGFLGKLLGEAIEEIDRKPVEALEACGASQFKIVLYAIVPQVMPAFFAVSILRWDINLRESTVLGLVGAGGIGMILQGAIDTFNWPEVSMVLLTILALVIFGEMVSSFLRRKIL; this comes from the coding sequence ATGAAAAGTCTCTCCGAACCGCATTCCCTCTCCGAGGCGCTGGAGGCCCGGGATGACTGGGCACGTTTCACGCCGAAGCAACGCCTGATCCGCTACGCGGGGTTCGCCGCCGCAGCCGCAGTCGTAGCTTGGGCATTGGGCAGCATCGACGTGATCTGGGCCTGGGTCTGGGACTCGCCAGCGCAGATGGCGGACCTTTTTGGACGCATGATGCCGCCGGACCCCTCCAACCTGCCCAGCATCCTGACGGCCATCTGGCAGACCGTGAATATTGCCACATTGGCCACCTTGATCGCGGTCTTTGTCTCGCTGCCTGTGGCCTATATCGCGGCGCAAAACACCACGCCGAACCGCGCCTGCCTCTGGTTGGGCCGTTTCATCCTTGTGTCTTCCCGGTCGGTGAACACGATCATCTGGGCGCTTCTCTTTGTGGCCATCTTCGGCCCCGGCATCGTTGCAGGGATCGTTGCGATCATGTTCCGGTCTATTGGCTTTTTGGGCAAATTGCTTGGCGAAGCGATCGAGGAAATCGACCGCAAACCGGTCGAAGCGCTCGAGGCCTGCGGAGCATCGCAATTCAAGATCGTGCTCTACGCTATCGTGCCTCAAGTCATGCCCGCATTCTTTGCGGTTTCGATCCTACGCTGGGATATCAACCTGCGTGAAAGCACCGTACTGGGGCTCGTGGGTGCGGGCGGCATCGGGATGATCCTGCAGGGCGCGATTGACACATTCAACTGGCCAGAGGTGTCGATGGTTTTGCTCACGATCCTGGCGCTGGTCATCTTTGGAGAGATGGTATCGTCTTTCCTGCGTCGCAAGATCCTGTAA
- a CDS encoding DsbA family oxidoreductase has product MTSPVLTIDFFHDAVCGWCFVMSPKLRKLAAEFPIRIRHRSFVLQDSPAKLAAAFGSAEKAKSAILGHWERCAEHDEGGRINVEGMRRQRFPYPSGLLSAKACKAAELQAGDAGHWDYFDAVQAAHLTDNRNIADERVLLDVALVCALDSNRLRKDMHSPEVARLVSQDRQLASSWWVSAVPTLVVDGGQSQLRHGSLEQMRAELALLLADRVARVPAGNRQQ; this is encoded by the coding sequence ATGACCTCTCCCGTGCTTACCATCGACTTCTTTCACGACGCGGTTTGCGGCTGGTGTTTTGTGATGTCCCCAAAACTACGCAAGCTGGCGGCTGAATTTCCGATCCGTATACGCCACCGTAGCTTTGTTCTGCAGGACTCGCCTGCCAAACTCGCCGCAGCCTTCGGCTCAGCCGAGAAAGCCAAGTCCGCTATCCTTGGACACTGGGAGCGCTGCGCCGAACATGACGAAGGCGGTCGCATCAATGTGGAAGGGATGCGCCGTCAGCGCTTTCCCTATCCTTCCGGGTTATTGAGCGCCAAAGCGTGCAAGGCCGCTGAATTGCAGGCTGGTGACGCCGGGCACTGGGACTACTTCGATGCCGTGCAAGCTGCGCATCTGACAGATAACCGCAACATCGCTGACGAGCGCGTTCTGTTGGACGTCGCCCTAGTCTGCGCGCTGGATTCCAACCGTCTGCGTAAAGACATGCACAGTCCGGAAGTGGCGCGATTGGTCTCTCAGGACCGCCAATTGGCGTCTTCGTGGTGGGTCAGCGCCGTGCCGACGCTTGTGGTAGATGGCGGACAGTCGCAGCTGCGCCACGGCTCGCTCGAACAAATGCGCGCAGAACTGGCATTGCTTTTGGCGGACCGGGTGGCGCGTGTCCCCGCTGGCAATCGTCAGCAGTAA